From the genome of Amyelois transitella isolate CPQ chromosome 14, ilAmyTran1.1, whole genome shotgun sequence:
CACTTACGGTAAGCGCTTCAATCAAACGTTCTTGCTAATTGGGCTATTGGGTTCCTAAGAGAGAGAATTTCATTGTGGAAaattaaacagttttttttctcCATGTTCATAATAcctaagttaattttaatgtaataatggCTGCAGATTTACTTTGCGGCTTTAAGTTGTTGCGGCTGGCTGACGATAACAGTCACGCTTGGATAAGTACAAAACGAACAAGGGCCAAGTTTCTGTAGGTGTCTTCgagttttatacataataataaattcattctgTGGGGCAATGGGCGCAGTAGTAATTGCTGGACCCAGTGCACGCGGTATCGGGCACATTACAGGTTTACACGAATGAAAGGGCATAAAAGCATAGTATTATTTATAGCGTTGATGGATTACGGTAGTGAGTTGTTATCTGGATATTTTCTAAGcactaaatacttttatatatgttgtGCCGTCTAATTTTGGTGTTGATTGGATACAGCGGGCGAGCGCGGCCGCGGGCTCCGGTCCGGCGGCGTGCGGCATGGAGTGCGGCGGCGTGGCGGCGGCTGCAGGTGGATTTCCTGCGCACGCGCCGCACCCTGCGCACCCCGCCATGTCTCCAACAGAGCGATCGCCGGCCAAAACTGGACTCCATGTCAATTTCAGTGATAAAGGCGAGGTaaactgtaatttattatttatttatgtacacaacaTTAtaatacaggagcatttaaaacagtacctaattatttatttaatttattaatgtaccgtgtggttcccggcaccaatacaaaaaagataggcgactttttcttttttatgcgatgggctagcaacctatcactatttgaatctcaattctatcattaagccaaatagctgaacgtggccattcagtcttttcaaccctgttggctctatctaccccgcaagggatatagacgtgaccatatgtaatttattaatagtagttatttatttgatcctGTTTACGTAATTATAATAGTACATTCAATCATATGTATACATAGTCAGTGATACAGGTGAACGTAtgccacattttttttctggttCTTTTTTCAGTACAGACATTTACCCCGTAAatgataaaaacgtgataagTATATTATTCTAGGATATCCGTCACCGACAAATTCTAGGATATCCGTCACCGACAAACATTGTATCGTTATAAGCGTAtactttgttttctttttgctgttcattcaaaattattgccagtttatttatatatttatttaattaaagattGAGAAAAAGTAATTCTTTTTAGATGGTATTCAAGTAGTATTCCTACATATCCTACGTTACAGGTAAAGGAACGAAGAGAGAAGTTCCTGACGGCAAAATACGGCAGTCACCAAATGGCTCTAATACGGAAGCGGCTAGCCGTCGAGATGTGGCTATATGATGAGCTGCAAAAACTCTACGAGATTcctgtatgttttattttattggcttTATATCTATACAGGTGAAATACTTAaatgattttcagtttttataatattacttctGACTTCACCAGTATTATTTACGTTTGTGCTgcaaatgatattattttaagtatatcgATATTATTTGCGATCTCATTTGGGTGACCTTTTAGGGATTGCGCCCCGGGGTCTGGAAACTGTTACCGCTCTAGTTACGACATTTGGTTCTTTGTAACGTTTGTGTAGACGTTTCCTATgaagtgtttttatttcatcctTGTTTattgatgaattatttattaggttCGGACGAAAAAATAGATAATGAAGAagaatgatataaaaatagataccTATTCTTAACAAACCTAGCGGAGTGAGAGAGAAAATGCCGCAAGTTCATTAAGTGACTAGGGGCGGAAGCTATTGCGTTTCAAAAATACATGAATTACCAACAAaaaacatgtgccgtgtggttcccagcaccaataaaaaaaagaataggaccactccagctcgttcccatggatgtcgtaaaaagcgactaagggataggcttataaacttgggattcttcttttaggcgattggctagcaacctgcagTGGCAGGTGGCAGTTGCAGTGGCATTCAaatcactattggaatctcaattccatcataaagccaaacagctgaacgtggtctataagtcttttcaagactgttggttctaccccgcaagggatatagacgtgattgtatgtatgtatgtttgttgtttgtatcaacaaaaatattaatttaagcgAAGCTCGACAATTTTAGGGTTGCTATGCAAAGTCAACCCATACCCACTATTTCAAATCAAGATTTAAGCATAGTTTCActtcaaaatttaagtaaCGTAGTTACAGTTAGTAAACACCCagttaaagatataaatatttcgtaTTTTCTAGAAGGAAAGCTCAGGAGGCAGCGCGGGCGCAGCCTCGCAGGAGGTGGAGGTGGACATCGACGAGCTGCTGGACATGGACAGCGACGACTTGCGCCGCAGACACCTCGTGGTAAGACACACCCACATATCATTATCCCTATAATTACTAGATTCACAGATGAGAACTTTCATCTATCATGAATATGTCCTCACTTTTATACATCAAGTTTATCTACAGCTTCGCCCgggcgaatttagcgccacttatAAGATAATACAGGTTTCTCGCTAATTCCACGGGGACTATAGTTTTAACTGGGATGAAAAGTTCCCTAGATATCTTCACGAagacaaaattttaagaagatcAGTTCAGTAGATTACTtcgataaaattatgttttgttaggttcaattaataaatgccagtattattatttgaatgcACAATTTGCTGGAACCACACAATTAACGTTCAAACCAATGGcgattaatttgtattatcgGCATCTGCATAATGAATAAGAGTTGCGTACTAAATATACCTAACATTGGTCTGATTCTGATTGTTcgttttctttcttattttcagaCATTGTTATCAGATgccaaaaaacctcaaaaggatgtaaatgtaagtaaatgtagtaatcatttcaattattttcagCAGAGACAGGATAACTACTTAACTaactaaacttaaaaattataatgcatCACCATAGGGCACCGTTAGACGCTGTTACTTTTTATCTGTACCTACCTTCATATGTTTGGCCGATCAACATTATGGGtagctttttttaatttattttggcaaAACATATTTTGGTCAACCTTTTGCCCCATTCAGCGGCGTTTTGCCTATTCTGATACTCATCATACATTTTAGTCAAAGATAATAAGTGACCGTTGGTGaccagaaattatttttatttccagaaATTTATCAACGATCTACTAGAGAAGGCGAAAACTCTGTAAGAACAAAGTCACTTTCGTCAACGAACCATAGTAATGGTGCTCGGCGGCCGGCGGACTTAGTAGCGATAAGTTAGCGGGCGCCGTTTGTGATAATGTATGATTGAAGGTTTGGTGAAGCGGCGGTGGCAAATAGTTGTGGAGATCATTTGTACTCGAGCTTGTTTTGTTACGAGTGTGATACGATGGGAGAGATCACTACATGCCATCTCACGACGTAGTAAATTTTGTGTGATGGCCGATGCGTCATGTTCTTAAGGTCAAGTCTACGAAAAGATCTGTCAAATCTCTCAGATTTGTTATAAGGGTACAGTTAATTCTTTGTACTGAGTATCTACCTGCAATCAATTTTTAACTTGAAAAATTTGCGGTTTTATTTCGACTAAAATCGCAAGCGGAAAAATTACCGGTTACCTAGTTAAGATAACTGAAGTGAATCTAACGTCGATAATTTTCACCGCTGTATGTAGTATGATTTGCCAAAGCCTACAGAATATTAGCAACGGATCTGTTATATAATACGTTGCGTTCTTATTCTTTAGCTCGATCCTCCATCggacgtacatacatatcattcAGCCTTCATACACAATAAGTTTCATTGCGCGGGACGAAGGCAAAGTACATGATGATGAACACAAATGATTACTCATTCACCATTATGtctgtaaaagaaatatttcatgCAAAGGTTACTAATGATATTACTAATTTCTCTTATCGTCTAGTATTGCATATATTTAAGTGTGTGCTTGCTCGTCCCGCGTAGCGGCACGCCGCGCCGCGACTTTTGCTTGTCCGTGGTCTTCGGTTGTATTATCAAAGTTTGAGATCAAAGATAAGTATGGTATTGTAGCAAATAATCTCTTTCTCATCCAAATAGTAGCTCCTACGACTGCGCAGTTTCCTTTGTATGCCCCACTTTGGTCAGGCTCCTATTTCCTCTTccacttaaatttttttaagagtgGCTGAGACACCACAGGAGTAATAATACCTTACTAGATGTGCTATGACTGACTGTTTCTACCTCCCTTTATTGGCCTGAACCTGTCCACGTGCATTGTCTTGTCGTAAGAGAAAGAGTTAGATTTACGGTTTAGTGTGTAATGCGTATACAAATAAGatgactaaataaataattatagtcGCCATTATAGCTTTGTTAGGTACCATGCCTTTGTGATATAACGAGATCAGTGTGCTGGGTCACGTAAACGCTTCACTGTTAGCTGAATCGTATTTAGTACCACTATTAGCGAGGACAATAGGTAATACCTTCGTGAATATTATAGATAGCAAATCTAGAATTTTAGCTCGATGAACCTTCATAcagataatattgtttaaaaatatttttaactagaggccgcccgcgacttcgtccgcatggaaaccctatcaatcccgcgggaactctgggataaaaagtagcctatgtgttattctgggtcttcagctacctacataccaaatttcatggtaatcggttcagtagtttttgcgtgaaagagtaacaaacatccatacatccatacaaactttcgcctttataatagtagtaggatatttaTCTACTTAGGTATACCGACATACCTACCGTATGTCGAAAATAGCAGGTTTCTTTTTAGGgttcataaaattacaaataaaaattttaaactcttattttattcaaatgtatttaattcttATCAAACCAGAAAAACGTTGcctcattatttaatttaacagtcgaagatattttaactttagtaAGATAAAAGCAATGTAATGTAGTGTATTTGAGTGTTTTACAATGTCGCAATATGCCTGCGAATAAACCAAAGCGTAGCAATAacgaaatacaaattaaaggTACAATGTCTATAGGTGcctattttatcattttaattacCGCGATGTGTAAGTGAATTCGATTATGTTATTAATCTTGTTTGGATACGGACTGCAATCTAAATGGCAGAATGTGAAACCCtgtaaaaactactgaaataaaatgtttgaagAGTTTTTACTGAACatggaaaaacaaaatagaaaagaaCGTACGCCAAATACGTTTAAATGTTCTATGTAATTCCTCGGAGCAAGTATTGATTCATGGTTGATCATTGTTCTTTCAGGGTCCTTgactaatacaaaaattttttaatcgaGCAATTTGCAGTAACTGAATTGCATTGTTTGTTCTTAAATGCTGATGTCTGTATTTTGCCTGACATTGAATTTCACAGTATTGTAATGTAGTGAGTGTATTGTAAGCGACAGTGAAGTCGCGCCGGCGCCGAGGGGCACGGCCGTAGTAGGCGCACTGTCCGTTGTTGAAGGcctttttgtattaaatcattttaataataaatatggctTTTTTATAACACCTGTCAAGTTGGTTTGTTGTTGGTAAGGTTATCAGCAAGAAACAGTCGTTCCAGTTTCATTGTGATCAAGGGACGCAAagaataaaacagttttagaAGTCGAAAAAGACACCAGTATGCCTCGAAAAGTATAGAGCCAGtgtgacaatttttttgtggCCCACATGTATATTTAGTAAAATACACACACTTGTGGACCTTTATTCGGATCCGAGAAAGATTTTTGGCTGGCGTAATGTTTTTCGTCTTTCTAGCCGACACCACATTAAATGAAAATCTCGAAATCTACTGGATTTACTGttttccaaatttcatcatatttACAACATGTTACTTACTAATTATCCAGTAACATTGCGTTTTGATATTCAGGATTTCTTGCTACCGTTTTGCACATAAtactaataaagttaaaattagtTCCTGTATCGTTTAAGCTCTTC
Proteins encoded in this window:
- the LOC106132419 gene encoding protein phosphatase 1 regulatory subunit 14B isoform X1 — its product is MSGVLSLRRRRGAAVSARWPVDCPLAMSLFFKFRSSRASAAAGSGPAACGMECGGVAAAAGGFPAHAPHPAHPAMSPTERSPAKTGLHVNFSDKGEVKERREKFLTAKYGSHQMALIRKRLAVEMWLYDELQKLYEIPKESSGGSAGAASQEVEVDIDELLDMDSDDLRRRHLVTLLSDAKKPQKDVNKFINDLLEKAKTL
- the LOC106132419 gene encoding protein phosphatase 1 regulatory subunit 14B isoform X3, which encodes MFSKNKVSSSHGGRGRDFKGIRASAAAGSGPAACGMECGGVAAAAGGFPAHAPHPAHPAMSPTERSPAKTGLHVNFSDKGEVKERREKFLTAKYGSHQMALIRKRLAVEMWLYDELQKLYEIPKESSGGSAGAASQEVEVDIDELLDMDSDDLRRRHLVTLLSDAKKPQKDVNKFINDLLEKAKTL
- the LOC106132419 gene encoding protein phosphatase 1 regulatory subunit 14B isoform X4, which produces MECGGVAAAAGGFPAHAPHPAHPAMSPTERSPAKTGLHVNFSDKGEVKERREKFLTAKYGSHQMALIRKRLAVEMWLYDELQKLYEIPKESSGGSAGAASQEVEVDIDELLDMDSDDLRRRHLVTLLSDAKKPQKDVNKFINDLLEKAKTL
- the LOC106132419 gene encoding protein phosphatase 1 regulatory subunit 14B isoform X2, which produces MFSKNKVSSSHGGRGRDFKGIVSTRASAAAGSGPAACGMECGGVAAAAGGFPAHAPHPAHPAMSPTERSPAKTGLHVNFSDKGEVKERREKFLTAKYGSHQMALIRKRLAVEMWLYDELQKLYEIPKESSGGSAGAASQEVEVDIDELLDMDSDDLRRRHLVTLLSDAKKPQKDVNKFINDLLEKAKTL